In a genomic window of Nodosilinea sp. E11:
- a CDS encoding DUF4336 domain-containing protein — MSAVTSAPSLRRRDQAWPFWPLVPLYPYGQRPTQRVEVVKDQVWTFEQFQGIFYVVVPIRMTVVRLEPTGLLVYSPVAPTPECIALVRELEDRYGPVKYIVMSTVTGIEHKVFVGPFARKFPQAQVYVTPNQWSFPLNLPLPWLGLPRDRTHILPADSAQAPFADQVDYALLPPIDLGLGPFGETACFHRASRTLLVTDAIVAIPAEPPAIVQIDPFPLLFHARDTGTDAIADTPANRRKGWQRIALFAFYFRPSTLDVATTGEMLQEAKQAPVRSRQHYFGFYPFRWRPDWPQSFASLHNGGRLQVAPILKTLIFNRGPEEVLAWAKAVATWQFERIIPAHLDAPIAATPEQFLQAFDFLQADESLEPGQTLPEADFELLQQIEALLLSRGISRPRQTITLSAPDKKAEV; from the coding sequence ATGTCAGCCGTCACCTCTGCCCCCTCACTGCGTCGCCGCGACCAGGCCTGGCCCTTTTGGCCCCTGGTGCCCCTCTATCCCTATGGCCAGCGGCCCACCCAGCGGGTGGAGGTGGTCAAGGACCAGGTCTGGACCTTTGAGCAGTTCCAGGGCATTTTTTACGTGGTGGTGCCGATCCGCATGACGGTGGTGCGGCTAGAGCCGACGGGGCTGCTGGTCTATTCGCCCGTGGCCCCGACGCCTGAATGTATTGCCCTGGTGCGCGAGCTAGAAGACCGCTACGGCCCGGTGAAGTACATCGTCATGTCGACGGTGACAGGCATTGAGCACAAGGTGTTTGTTGGCCCCTTTGCCCGCAAATTTCCCCAGGCCCAGGTGTATGTGACGCCTAACCAGTGGAGTTTTCCGCTGAATTTGCCGCTGCCCTGGCTGGGGTTGCCGCGCGATCGCACCCACATTCTCCCTGCCGACAGCGCCCAGGCCCCTTTTGCCGACCAGGTCGACTACGCCCTGCTGCCGCCCATCGACCTTGGGCTAGGCCCCTTTGGCGAAACCGCCTGCTTTCACCGAGCCAGCCGTACGCTGCTGGTCACCGATGCGATCGTGGCGATTCCGGCGGAGCCGCCAGCGATCGTGCAGATTGACCCGTTTCCGCTGCTGTTCCATGCCCGCGACACAGGTACTGATGCGATCGCCGACACCCCGGCCAACCGCCGCAAGGGGTGGCAGCGCATTGCCCTGTTTGCCTTTTACTTTCGGCCCAGCACCCTAGATGTAGCCACTACAGGGGAAATGTTGCAAGAGGCCAAGCAGGCTCCGGTGCGATCGCGCCAGCACTACTTTGGCTTCTACCCCTTCCGCTGGCGGCCTGACTGGCCCCAGTCCTTTGCGTCGCTGCACAACGGGGGGCGGCTCCAGGTGGCCCCCATTCTCAAGACGCTAATCTTTAACCGAGGGCCAGAGGAGGTCTTAGCCTGGGCCAAGGCAGTCGCCACTTGGCAGTTTGAGCGCATTATTCCGGCCCATTTAGACGCACCTATTGCTGCCACCCCTGAGCAGTTTTTGCAGGCGTTTGATTTTTTGCAGGCCGATGAATCCCTTGAGCCAGGGCAGACTCTGCCGGAGGCCGATTTTGAGCTGTTGCAGCAAATTGAAGCACTGTTGTTAAGCCGAGGTATTTCTCGGCCTCGCCA